From one Halostagnicola larsenii XH-48 genomic stretch:
- a CDS encoding lipid II:glycine glycyltransferase FemX has product MSIDISVLDMETDATEWNRYVERSPGTNPFFRTEALELQAADSDTTPHLLAGFKGQEAVGLFPVFEYNKGPITGVFSPAPFSWSCYLGPALLNVDKLKQRKADRRTKRFLDGCLEWIETELSPVYSKFVAAEFPDIRPFTWNEYDVEPGYTYVLDLDKSTDELLDRFSSDARSNIRNAPEDRYVVEEGTVDDIDRIVDQVRARYESQGQSYQMNNGFARSLYEHLPDGAIRPYVCRVDGEFVGGILVVESETTRYRWQGGVKPDMNADISINDVLDWHVIRDGAENGVEQYDLVGAGVPSINRYKAKFNPELQSQYTITNGAYGVDLLIDRYRKFR; this is encoded by the coding sequence ATGAGTATCGATATCAGCGTCCTCGATATGGAGACAGATGCCACAGAGTGGAACCGTTACGTCGAACGGTCGCCGGGAACGAACCCGTTCTTTCGGACCGAGGCACTCGAGTTACAGGCCGCGGATTCGGACACGACACCGCACCTGCTCGCGGGATTCAAAGGGCAGGAAGCGGTCGGACTCTTTCCGGTATTCGAGTACAATAAGGGGCCGATCACGGGCGTATTTTCGCCGGCTCCGTTCTCGTGGTCGTGTTACCTTGGGCCCGCCCTGTTGAACGTCGACAAACTCAAACAACGAAAGGCCGATCGTCGAACGAAACGGTTTCTTGACGGCTGTCTCGAGTGGATCGAGACGGAACTATCGCCCGTCTACAGCAAGTTCGTCGCCGCGGAGTTTCCGGACATTCGCCCGTTCACCTGGAACGAATACGATGTCGAGCCGGGCTACACGTACGTGCTCGATCTCGACAAATCGACCGACGAACTACTCGATCGGTTCAGCAGTGACGCGCGTTCGAACATCCGAAATGCCCCGGAAGATCGGTACGTCGTCGAAGAAGGTACGGTCGACGATATCGACCGGATCGTCGATCAGGTTCGAGCACGGTACGAGAGCCAGGGCCAGTCCTACCAGATGAACAACGGCTTCGCTCGCTCGCTGTACGAGCACCTTCCCGACGGCGCGATACGACCGTACGTTTGCCGCGTCGACGGTGAATTCGTCGGCGGCATCCTCGTCGTCGAATCGGAGACGACGCGTTACCGATGGCAGGGCGGCGTAAAACCCGACATGAACGCGGACATCTCGATCAATGATGTCCTCGACTGGCACGTGATCCGGGACGGGGCCGAAAACGGGGTCGAGCAATACGACCTCGTGGGTGCTGGAGTACCGAGCATCAATCGCTACAAAGCGAAGTTCAATCCCGAGCTGCAGTCACAGTATACCATAACGAACGGAGCCTACGGAGTGGATCTCCTGATCGATCGATACCGAAAATTCCGGTGA
- a CDS encoding alkaline phosphatase family protein: MEGTDDDCKLLVIGIDAGCLPVLQPLFDSGITPTIQRLVEGGASGPLESQIPPWTASAWPSMYTGKNPGKHGVFDFLSFDGYEWDVVNSTHVRERAVWELLSENGITSVVVNVPVTHPPRTFDGALVPGMTAPEDPDCHPEGLLADIKSECSGYQVYPQGGNYSDGEIAGYEETIERRGDAFRYLCRRFEPGFGFVQFQQTDSVFHERPGDTDAIEAVYGAVDREIEETLDAVEPENVLLVSDHGMGTVDGHEFRVNEFLRDRGDLVAQSGGEGMPDWSQAWRNDLLDGEEAGDHTPGMFERSMNVAAKFGITTQRIANALDTVGLKEPIGKRVPNDMIRAASEQVNFPESSVYVRSKSELGLRINLEGREPNGQVPASEYESFRTELIEELRAVRTPDDEPMFEAVEPRETYFHGPEIENAPDILTVPKGFDNAIVADLDKETFGEPMEPWNHKRTGIVAGAGSAFDENASLTDATIFDVAPTICSLFDVSIDSAMDGNVLPFVEASDRAEYPTYEPEPIAATEQRAVEERLSDLGYL; this comes from the coding sequence ATGGAAGGTACGGACGACGATTGTAAACTTCTCGTCATCGGCATCGATGCCGGGTGTCTCCCGGTATTGCAGCCGTTATTCGATTCCGGAATCACGCCGACGATACAACGACTCGTCGAGGGCGGTGCGAGCGGACCGCTCGAGTCCCAGATCCCGCCCTGGACTGCCAGCGCGTGGCCCTCGATGTACACCGGGAAGAATCCCGGTAAACACGGCGTGTTCGATTTCCTGTCGTTCGACGGTTACGAGTGGGACGTCGTTAATTCGACGCACGTTCGCGAGCGGGCGGTATGGGAACTGCTGAGCGAGAACGGGATCACGAGCGTGGTCGTTAACGTCCCCGTTACGCACCCACCACGGACGTTCGACGGCGCGCTCGTTCCGGGGATGACGGCCCCCGAGGATCCCGACTGTCACCCGGAGGGGCTGCTCGCGGACATCAAATCCGAATGTAGCGGGTATCAGGTGTACCCGCAGGGCGGAAACTACTCCGACGGTGAGATTGCGGGCTACGAGGAAACGATCGAACGCCGTGGCGACGCGTTTCGATATCTCTGCCGGCGCTTCGAGCCCGGATTCGGATTCGTTCAGTTCCAGCAAACTGATTCCGTCTTTCACGAACGCCCAGGCGATACGGACGCGATCGAAGCGGTCTACGGTGCCGTCGACCGGGAGATCGAAGAGACACTGGACGCCGTCGAGCCCGAGAACGTCCTGCTCGTCAGCGATCACGGAATGGGAACGGTCGATGGCCACGAATTCCGGGTCAACGAGTTCCTTCGCGATCGCGGGGATCTCGTCGCCCAAAGCGGCGGAGAGGGAATGCCCGACTGGTCGCAAGCCTGGCGAAACGACCTGTTAGACGGGGAGGAGGCGGGAGATCACACGCCTGGCATGTTCGAACGCTCGATGAACGTCGCTGCAAAATTCGGTATTACGACCCAGCGGATCGCGAACGCGCTCGACACCGTTGGGTTGAAAGAGCCGATCGGGAAGCGAGTTCCCAACGATATGATTCGCGCGGCGAGCGAACAGGTGAATTTCCCCGAATCTTCGGTATACGTCCGCTCGAAGAGCGAACTCGGCCTCCGGATCAACCTCGAGGGACGCGAGCCGAACGGGCAGGTTCCAGCATCGGAGTACGAGTCGTTCCGGACGGAGTTAATCGAGGAGTTACGAGCGGTCCGAACGCCCGACGACGAGCCGATGTTCGAGGCGGTCGAACCGCGGGAAACGTACTTCCACGGCCCCGAAATCGAGAATGCACCGGACATCCTCACCGTTCCGAAGGGATTCGACAACGCGATTGTTGCCGACCTCGATAAGGAGACGTTCGGCGAGCCGATGGAGCCATGGAACCACAAGCGGACCGGCATCGTCGCTGGCGCGGGTTCGGCGTTCGACGAGAACGCATCGTTGACGGACGCGACGATCTTCGACGTCGCACCGACGATCTGCTCGCTGTTCGACGTGTCAATCGATTCGGCGATGGACGGCAACGTTCTTCCATTCGTCGAAGCCAGCGACCGAGCGGAGTACCCCACCTACGAGCCGGAACCGATCGCGGCGACCGAACAAAGGGCCGTCGAAGAGCGACTCTCGGATCTCGGTTATCTCTAA
- a CDS encoding MarR family transcriptional regulator, with protein MTSSHSPEVSGTVSPTDTSSTDAPLTELSPSAKLVYKVLEYEGPMTQEALVVESRLCSRTVRYGLRKLEAEGIVDSRVSLDDARQSVYRICDT; from the coding sequence ATGACATCATCACATTCCCCGGAGGTCTCAGGCACAGTCTCTCCAACCGACACCTCGAGTACCGACGCGCCGCTGACTGAGCTATCACCGAGCGCAAAATTGGTCTACAAAGTGCTCGAGTACGAGGGACCGATGACACAGGAAGCGCTCGTGGTCGAATCGCGTCTCTGCTCGCGCACCGTTCGATACGGATTGCGAAAGTTAGAGGCCGAGGGAATCGTCGATAGTCGGGTCAGTCTCGACGACGCACGCCAGTCCGTCTATCGAATCTGTGACACATAG